A single genomic interval of Plodia interpunctella isolate USDA-ARS_2022_Savannah chromosome 16, ilPloInte3.2, whole genome shotgun sequence harbors:
- the LOC128676773 gene encoding uncharacterized protein LOC128676773, with translation MFPLQLVYFIIFISSTLSRHVPRYADLDEEDQHLFRAAYDTPSYDHDEYEESDDLGKLDLVKDGLWALKAKIKELKAFDKALAANVLATKLKLKDLIKGGLILKKHHHVDYDKKKPYYQAPPSYQQYEPAYHAPAPEYHALPQEYAHDPYYGH, from the exons atgtttccattacaattagtttattttattattttcatcagCTCAA CATTGTCAAGACACGTTCCGAGGTACGCCGATCTGGATGAAGAAGACCAACATTTGTTCAGAGCGGCCTACGACACGCCCTCCTACGACCACGACGAATATGAGGAGTCAGACGACCTCGGCAAGCTGGACTTGGTCAAAGACGGTCTTTGGGCTCTCAAGGCGAAGATAAAGGAGCTGAAGGCTTTCGACAAAGCACTGGCGGCTAATGTGCTGGCGACAAAACTGAAACTAAAAGATTTGATTAAAGGCGGGTTAATACTCAAGAAACATCATCACGTGGATTATGATAAGAAGAAACCTTATTATCAG gcaCCACCATCCTACCAGCAATACGAGCCAGCCTACCACGCGCCCGCTCCCGAGTACCACGCGCTCCCACAAGAATATGCCCACGACCCCTATTATGGGCATTAA